In the genome of Paracoccus sp. MBLB3053, one region contains:
- a CDS encoding NAD-dependent succinate-semialdehyde dehydrogenase: protein MLDDKHILDLKDPSLLTGSAYINGARFKGDKVFAVTNPATGEELAQVANMGVAELSAAIDAAHAAQKPWAARTGKDRAAILRRWHDLILANVEDLAQILTAEMGKPLAEAKGEIAYGAAYVEWFAEEAKRVYGDTIPGHMPDKRIIVLKQPVGVVGAITPWNFPNAMLARKIAPALAAGCTMVARPSELTPLSALALGVLAERAGIPAGVLNIVPGLDAAGMGAELCANPKVAKISFTGSTRVGKILMRQGAETIKKLSLELGGNAPFIVFDDADIDAAVEGAMVAKFRNNGQTCVCANRIYVQSGVYDAFAEKLAARVAAMSVGNGLTDPVQVGPLINTAALAKVEDHIADALAHGATVATGGARHELGGTFFHPTVLTGMTPEMKISREETFGPVAPIYRFETEDKAIALANASEFGLAGYFYARDLSRVWRVAEALETGMVGVNTGLISTEVAPFGGIKQSGLGREGSHYGLDDYLEIKYMCLSV, encoded by the coding sequence GGCGAGGAACTCGCCCAGGTCGCGAATATGGGGGTGGCCGAGCTTTCGGCCGCCATCGACGCCGCCCATGCCGCGCAAAAGCCCTGGGCCGCGCGCACCGGCAAGGATCGCGCCGCGATCCTGCGCCGCTGGCATGACCTGATCCTCGCCAATGTCGAGGACCTGGCGCAGATCCTGACCGCCGAGATGGGCAAGCCGCTGGCCGAGGCCAAGGGCGAGATCGCCTATGGCGCGGCCTATGTCGAATGGTTCGCCGAAGAGGCCAAGCGCGTCTATGGCGACACCATTCCGGGCCACATGCCGGACAAGCGCATCATCGTGCTGAAGCAGCCGGTCGGCGTCGTCGGTGCGATCACGCCCTGGAACTTCCCCAATGCCATGCTGGCACGCAAGATCGCCCCGGCTCTCGCGGCGGGCTGCACCATGGTCGCGCGCCCCTCGGAACTGACGCCGCTTTCGGCGCTGGCTCTGGGCGTTCTGGCCGAGCGCGCGGGCATCCCGGCAGGGGTCCTGAACATCGTTCCGGGTCTTGATGCGGCGGGCATGGGCGCCGAGCTTTGCGCCAACCCCAAGGTCGCCAAGATCTCGTTCACCGGCTCGACCCGCGTGGGCAAGATCCTGATGCGCCAGGGCGCCGAGACGATCAAGAAGCTGTCGCTGGAGCTCGGCGGCAACGCGCCCTTCATCGTCTTCGACGATGCCGATATCGATGCGGCGGTCGAGGGCGCGATGGTCGCCAAGTTCCGCAACAACGGGCAGACCTGCGTCTGCGCGAACCGCATCTACGTCCAGTCGGGCGTTTACGATGCCTTCGCCGAGAAACTCGCGGCCCGCGTCGCGGCGATGTCGGTCGGCAATGGCCTGACCGATCCAGTTCAGGTCGGCCCGTTGATCAACACCGCCGCTCTGGCCAAGGTCGAGGATCACATCGCCGACGCCCTTGCCCATGGCGCGACCGTCGCCACCGGCGGCGCGCGGCACGAGCTGGGCGGGACTTTCTTCCACCCGACCGTGCTGACCGGCATGACCCCCGAGATGAAGATCAGCCGTGAGGAGACCTTCGGTCCCGTCGCCCCGATCTACCGCTTCGAGACCGAGGACAAGGCGATCGCTCTGGCCAATGCCAGCGAATTCGGCCTCGCGGGCTATTTCTACGCCCGCGACCTGAGCCGCGTCTGGCGGGTGGCCGAGGCGCTCGAGACCGGCATGGTCGGCGTCAATACCGGCCTGATCTCGACCGAGGTCGCGCCCTTCGGCGGCATCAAGCAATCGGGCCTCGGCCGCGAGGGCAGCCATTACGGTCTCGATGACTATCTCGAGATCAAGTACATGTGCCTGTCGGTCTGA